In one window of Primulina tabacum isolate GXHZ01 chromosome 8, ASM2559414v2, whole genome shotgun sequence DNA:
- the LOC142553637 gene encoding DDT domain-containing protein PTM-like isoform X2, producing the protein MEFVGRRVKKEFKGHGTFLGTVQSYQPDTGFFRIVYEDGDAEELEFSEVALLLVSPEQFPSPQPPESSARKRGRRPKKRRLTDTGKTDDNSVINGDLEARGGGSSKLSLNLNEGLDLNGGGLSCLNNDDHGPNAVGDGAKLHGLDLNAGLDMELDVWIDINEEFIKETSGANKALFDLNLDVSEDFENLSAERGGGLFDLNLQLVEDDVINLDDYVGNTRAHEMVCAERDAQMSKELVQNANMGVSENGDVDVGYVDLCKEQEEENLLKANGVNNENAAAGSAQRKKRDRKRKATSNNKIEVATPEIVELDGETGTLNSELENREQTPLKNDCQLIDCDNGNSVGSSRGRRGRRRKELSDSNITLPTSEMGLRRSSRRAKRDALSDQVHVFSTIGLDGNNFQLSSPAASFVFEEKIIVSGPENYGGHILPPKVELPPSSCNLDLDGVSGFDLLSVYAFLRSFSTLLFLSPFPLDGFVASVKSNDSTSLFDSIHVSLLKTLRKHLEALSNEGSVSASKCLRSLNWDFLDLITWPIFVVEYLLLHSPGYIPGLDLYHLKLCQRDYYKLPVSAKVEIMRNLCDDVIEVDAFRSEINRRNLATEQHMDFDRNTKLDSSRTRKSMMDVASPSCITEEDADEPTDGNSDECYLCRMDGNLICCDGCPAAFHPRCVGVVSSLLPEGDWYCPECEIDKDKPWMKVEKSIRGAELLGMDPYGRLYYSSCGNLLVLESCNDQYSFWFYDRNGLPPLIEALESPHFLYDTIIHAICKQWNIVREVDGTRNYLDIRSYSINSAFTNKRQLLDIHPTTSEAQNKYKVDTEKKSDEKSIVTTYSSYIDLEIAERDNVVHGTEDHTVKVENRLESSEGSTEVSQAFIIDVSKEGGWDCLPIWTEISPESKIPGNLANAGDHFTISPTLVTRQRKNPNSANYDNAQPSIINREIISQVQPWSKYVNCYEFARTASSVFEELISKSSDGTSAPKSVEGIIAGQLKIVSNRSAEFYWSNIHNSVKEKCGWCFYCKSPEEEKDCLFILNDSFRVVENFKSEAFGIQSGNYRKNHLIDIMCHIICIEDHLHGLLLGPWLNPHYSEFWRKCVLGVTDITSLKNLLLKVEANLNHLALSTGWRQNVDTVATMGSASHIVIRSSRVSSKHGIRRKRAKSSEPQITPSSNVITGLTLLWWRGGRGSRGLFNWKVLPRSLVSKAARQGGCKKITGILYPEVGEYAKRTKCDAWRAAVETSRSVEQLALQVREFDANIRWDDIGQTNLLSKMEKESKKSARSFKKVIIRRKCSEGTVIRYLLDFGKRRFIPDIVARHGCMLEDSSSERKKYWLEESHIPLYLLKFFEEKRIARKSNKMSSGKLRESSRVIRKPLEERGFSYLFSRAERLENYQCQHCNKDVLVREAVSCQYCKDEEFVKSGATEGKSGLPKPTNVSKQLKLVQSGKRKRLVKKGKTQVKPKKSERAPLVITLRRSARNAERMSKLSSQNTMVKKGKKKKLAKSQKDKLKKLNKDCWQKKRTPVNSSYWSNGLLLSRKPDDERMTQFRNKMLLVLAGEAASNNDKPKCGLCCELEYTPNLAYVACQICGVWFHGDALELSADKILNLIGFKCHKCLNRTPPVCPYNFPPGIISTELMPENNAEIGCMEEDYKDLSLSYDRPEDLKFRSDDRVNNASLNLVLEQQSPGLMPELDQKKKDLALDEKILQRNGSVEERKPEVFNAVETESAASVFDLVAKEAEFSPLTNNLVENSLTNGKIESVANGPLSNSHELSQKQSGDILYVGRVKHR; encoded by the exons ATGGAGTTCGTGGGAAGAAGGGTGAAGAAGGAATTTAAAGGGCACGGTACATTTTTGGGGACGGTTCAATCATACCAACCCGACACCGGTTTTTTCAGGATCGTATACGAAGATGGAGATGCGGAGGAATTGGAGTTTTCGGAGGTTGCTTTGCTTTTGGTGTCACCGGAGCAGTTTCCTTCACCTCAGCCGCCGGAGTCCTCCGCCAGGAAGCGTGGGCGAAGGCCGAAGAAGCGCCGGCTCACGGACACAGGTAAAACTGATGATAATTCAGTAATTAATGGTGATTTGGAGGCTCGAGGTGGTGGTTCCAGTAAATTGAGTTTGAATTTAAATGAAGGATTGGATTTGAATGGTGGCGGGCTCAGTTGTTTAAACAACGACGATCACGGGCCTAATGCGGTTGGTGATGGGGCTAAGCTGCATGGCTTGGACTTGAATGCGGGGTTGGATATGGAGTTGGATGTATGGATAGATATTAATGAAGAGTTTATCAAGGAGACTTCTGGGGCAAATAAAGCACTGTTCGATTTAAATTTAGATGTAAGTGAGGATTTTGAGAATTTGTCTGCGGAAAGAGGAGGAGGATTATTTGACTTGAATTTGCAATTAGTGGAGGATGATGTTATTAATTTGGATGATTATGTGGGGAATACCAGAGCGCATGAAATGGTGTGTGCTGAAAGAGATGCACAGATGAGTAAAGAGTTAGTGCAAAATGCTAATATGGGAGTTTCAGAGAATGGGGACGTGGACGTGGGTTACGTTGATTTGTGCAAAGAGCAAGAAGAAGAGAACTTGTTGAAGGCTAATGGGGTTAATAATGAAAATGCTGCAGCCGGAAGTGCACAAAGGAAGAAAAGAGACAGGAAGAGAAAGGCTacttcaaataataaaattgaagtggctacacctgaaattgTAGAATTGGACGGTGAAACTGGCACTTTAAACTCAGAGCTTGAAAATAGAGAACAAACCCCGTTGAAAAATGATTGTCAATTAATTGACTGTGATAATGGAAATTCAGTTGGATCTTCGAGAGGGAGAAGAGGTAGGAGAAGAAAAGAGTTATCAGATAGTAATATAACCTTGCCTACATCAGAGATGGGTTTGAGGAGGAGTAGTCGGAGAGCTAAAAGGGACGCACTTTCTGATCAAGTTCATGTTTTTAGTACGATAGGGTTGGATGGAAACAATTTTCAGTTATCATCTCCAGCAGCTAGCTTTGTGTTTGAAGAAAAGATCATCGTGTCAGGTCCTGAAAATTACGGGGGTCACATTCTACCACCTAAGGTGGAGTTGCCGCCTTCTTCTTGCAACCTGGATCTCGATGGAGTTTCTGGATTTGATTTGCTGTCTGTTTACGCgtttttgagatcttttagtaCTCTGTTGTTTCTAAGCCCCTTTCCACTGGATGGTTTTGTGGCATCAGTTAAATCTAATGATTCAACGTCATTGTTCGACTCTATTCATGTTTCCCTTTTGAAAACATTACGGAAGCATTTGGAGGCTCTTTCTAATGAAGGTTCTGTGTCTGCATCCAAATGTCTCAG GTCTCTTAACTGGGATTTTCTCGACTTGATTACGTGGCCCATATTTGTGGTTGAGTATCTGTTATTGCATAGTCCTGGTTATATACCTGGTCTAGATCTTTATCATTTGAAGCTTTGTCAGAGGGATTACTACAAACTGCCTGTATCAGCAAAGGTTGAGATAATGCGGAATCTTTGTGATGATGTAATTGAAGTGGATGCCTTTAGATCAGAGATAAacagaaggaatttggctacaGAGCAGCACATGGATTTTGATCGGAATACTAAGTTAGATAGTTCGAGAACAAGAAAGTCTATGATGGATGTTGCTAGCCCTTCTTGCATTACTGAAGAGGATGCTGATGAGCCAACTGATGGGAACAGTGATGAATGCTACCTTTGTAGGATGGACGGGAATTTAATATGCTGTGATGGATGCCCTGCAGCATTTCATCCAAGATGTGTGGGTGTTGTTAGCAGCCTCTTGCCTGAGGGCGATTGGTATTGCCCTGAATGTGAGATTGACAAAGATAAGCCTTGGATGAAAGTGGAGAAGTCGATTCGAGGAGCAGAATTGTTGGGAATGGATCCTTATGGACGACTATATTATAGCAGCTGTGGTAACCTTTTGGT GCTAGAGTCATGCAATGATCAATATTCATTTTGGTTTTACGATAGAAATGGCTTGCCGCCCCTTATTGAAGCACTAGAGTCGCCACATTTTCTGTATGACACAATTATACATGCTATCTGTAAGCAATGGAATATAGTTCGTGAAGTTGATGGGACCAGAAACTATTTGGACATTCGGTCCTACTCTATAAATTCAGCTTTTACTAACAAAAGACAACTGCTTGATATACACCCAACAACCTCAGAAGCACAAAACAAGTACAAAGTCGATACTGAGAAAAAGTCTGATGAAAAGTCTATTGTAACTACCTATTCCAGTTATATAGATCTTGAAATTGCAGAGCGTGATAATGTGGTTCATGGGACTGAGGACCATACTGTGAAGGTGGAAAATAGATTGGAAAGTTCTGAAGGATCAACTGAAGTCTCTCAAGCATTCATAATTGATGTGTCAAAAGAAGGTGGGTGGGATTGTTTGCCTATCTGGACCGAGATATCGCCAGAGTCTAAGATTCCAGGGAACCTGGCGAATGCTGGAGATCATTTTACAATATCTCCTACCTTGGTAACTAGACAAAGGAAGAATCCTAATTCTGCAAATTATGACAACGCACAACCATCCATAATTAATAGAGAAATAATCTCCCAAGTACAGCCTTGGTCAAAATATGTCAACTGTTATGAATTTGCTCGAACAGCGTCATCTGTGTTCGAAGAGTTGATATCTAAATCGTCAGATGGGACTAGTGCCCCGAAATCCGTGGAAGGAATCATAGCAGGGCAACTGAAGATTGTTTCGAATAGATCTGCTGAATTTTATTGGTCAAATATTCATAATTCCGTGAAAGAAAAATGTGGCTGGTGCTTCTATTGCAAAAGTCCTGAAGAAGAAAAGGATTGCTTATTCATCTTGAATGACAGTTTTCGAGttgtagaaaattttaaaagtgaGGCATTTGGTATTCAGTCAGGAAATTATAGGAAAAATCAtcttattgatattatgtgccATATCATATGCATTGAAGATCATTTGCATGGTCTGCTGTTGGGCCCGTGGTTAAATCCACATTATTCTGAGTTTTGGCGTAAATGTGTTCTTGGAGTGACTGACATTACTTCACTGAAAAATTTGTTGCTGAAG GTAGAGGCAAATTTGAATCATTTGGCGCTCTCTACGGGATGGCGACAGAATGTTGATACTGTTGCAACAATGGGCTCTGCTTCCCATATTGTGATAAGATCGTCAAGAGTTTCTTCGAAACATGGAATCAGAAGAAAAAGAGCCAAGAGTTCAGAGCCACAGATCACCCCATCTTCGAATGTCATCACCGGGCTAACTTTATTATGGTGGAGGGGTGGAAGGGGTTCACGTGGGCTTTTCAATTGGAAGGTTTTGCCTCGCTCTCTCGTCTCCAAAGCCGCTCGACAAG GTGGATGCAAGAAGATAACAGGCATTCTATATCCTGAAGTTGGAGAATATGCCAAAAGGACTAAATGTGATGCCTGGCGAGCCGCTGTTGAGACATCAAGAAGTGTGGAGCAACTTGCTCTTCAG GTTAGAGAGTTTGATGCAAACATCAGATGGGATGATATTGGCCAAACTAACCTTCTCTCAAAAATGGAAAAGGAATCCAAAAAATCTGCCAGATCATTTAAAAAGGTTATTATTAGGAGGAAATGCTCCGAGGGAACAGTTATCAGGTATCTTTTAGATTTTGGCAAAAGAAGATTTATCCCTGATATTGTTGCTAGACATGGATGCATGCTTGAAGATTCATCAAGTGAAAGGAAGAAATATTGGTTGGAAGAGTCGCATATCCCGTTATatcttttgaaattttttgaagAGAAGCGAATTGCCCGTAAATCCAACAAGATGAGTTCTGGAAAACTTCGTGAGAGCAGTAGAGTAATAAGGAAGCCATTGGAGGAAAGGGGATTTTCATACCTTTTCTCTAGAGCAGAGAGATTGGAGAATTATCAGTGTCAGCACTGTAACAAAGATGTCCTTGTTAG GGAAGCAGTGAGCTGCCAGTATTGCAAAG ACGAGGAGTTTGTGAAAAGTGGTGCTACAGAGGGAAAATCTGGGTTGCCAAAACCTACCAATGTTTCCAAACAACTGAAGCTGGTGCAATCTGGGAAAAGGAAAAGGCTGGTGAAAAAAGGAAAAACACAAGTTAAGCCTAAAAAGTCAGAAAGGGCTCCTTTGGTTATTACTTTGCGACGTTCTGCTAGGAATGCTGAACGCATGTCAAAGCTGTCGTCACAGAATACTATGGTTAAAAAAGGCAAGAAGAAAAAACTAGCTAAGTCCCAAAAGGACAAGTTGAAGAAGCTGAACAAAGATTGTTGGCAGAAGAAGAGGACACCTGTTAACAGCAGTTACTGGTCGAATGGTCTGCTATTATCAAGAAAACCAGATGATGAAAGAATGACGCAGTTCCGGAATAAAATGCTTCTGGTGCTTGCTGGGGAGGCGGCTTCCAACAATGACAAACCAAAATGCGGCCTTTGCTGTGAATTAGAATATACGCCAAACCTGGCTTACGTGGCATGTCAAATTTGTGGAG TTTGGTTTCATGGAGATGCTTTGGAGCTCAGTGCTGATAAAATTTTGAATCTCATCGGCTTTAAGTGTCACAAGTGTCTTAATAGGACACCTCCTGTCTGCCCTTATAATTTTCCTCCTGGAATCATTAGTACTGAACTGATGCCCGAAAATAATGCCGAGATCGGGTGCATGGAGGAAGATTATAAGGATCTGTCTCTCTCATACGACAGACCCgaagatttaaaatttagatCTGATGATAGAGTGAACAATGCATCATTGAATCTCGTCCTTGAGCAGCAGTCACCTGGATTGATGCCTGAGTTGGACCAGAAAAAGAAAGACTTGGCACTAGATGAGAAGATATTACAAAGAAATGGTTCTGTTGAAGAAAGAAAGCCAGAGGTGTTCAATGCTGTTGAAACTGAGTCTGCAGCTTCTGTTTTCGACCTGGTGGCTAAAGAAGCTGAATTTTCACCATTAACCAATAACCTTGTGGAGAATAGTTTGACAAACGGTAAAATAGAATCTGTGGCAAACGGACCTCTATCTAACTCACATGAGTTGTCCCAAAAGCAGTCAGGTGATATACTGTATGTTGGGAGAGTAAAACATAGATAA
- the LOC142553637 gene encoding DDT domain-containing protein PTM-like isoform X1 → MEFVGRRVKKEFKGHGTFLGTVQSYQPDTGFFRIVYEDGDAEELEFSEVALLLVSPEQFPSPQPPESSARKRGRRPKKRRLTDTGKTDDNSVINGDLEARGGGSSKLSLNLNEGLDLNGGGLSCLNNDDHGPNAVGDGAKLHGLDLNAGLDMELDVWIDINEEFIKETSGANKALFDLNLDVSEDFENLSAERGGGLFDLNLQLVEDDVINLDDYVGNTRAHEMVCAERDAQMSKELVQNANMGVSENGDVDVGYVDLCKEQEEENLLKANGVNNENAAAGSAQRKKRDRKRKATSNNKIEVATPEIVELDGETGTLNSELENREQTPLKNDCQLIDCDNGNSVGSSRGRRGRRRKELSDSNITLPTSEMGLRRSSRRAKRDALSDQVHVFSTIGLDGNNFQLSSPAASFVFEEKIIVSGPENYGGHILPPKVELPPSSCNLDLDGVSGFDLLSVYAFLRSFSTLLFLSPFPLDGFVASVKSNDSTSLFDSIHVSLLKTLRKHLEALSNEGSVSASKCLRSLNWDFLDLITWPIFVVEYLLLHSPGYIPGLDLYHLKLCQRDYYKLPVSAKVEIMRNLCDDVIEVDAFRSEINRRNLATEQHMDFDRNTKLDSSRTRKSMMDVASPSCITEEDADEPTDGNSDECYLCRMDGNLICCDGCPAAFHPRCVGVVSSLLPEGDWYCPECEIDKDKPWMKVEKSIRGAELLGMDPYGRLYYSSCGNLLVLESCNDQYSFWFYDRNGLPPLIEALESPHFLYDTIIHAICKQWNIVREVDGTRNYLDIRSYSINSAFTNKRQLLDIHPTTSEAQNKYKVDTEKKSDEKSIVTTYSSYIDLEIAERDNVVHGTEDHTVKVENRLESSEGSTEVSQAFIIDVSKEGGWDCLPIWTEISPESKIPGNLANAGDHFTISPTLVTRQRKNPNSANYDNAQPSIINREIISQVQPWSKYVNCYEFARTASSVFEELISKSSDGTSAPKSVEGIIAGQLKIVSNRSAEFYWSNIHNSVKEKCGWCFYCKSPEEEKDCLFILNDSFRVVENFKSEAFGIQSGNYRKNHLIDIMCHIICIEDHLHGLLLGPWLNPHYSEFWRKCVLGVTDITSLKNLLLKVEANLNHLALSTGWRQNVDTVATMGSASHIVIRSSRVSSKHGIRRKRAKSSEPQITPSSNVITGLTLLWWRGGRGSRGLFNWKVLPRSLVSKAARQGGCKKITGILYPEVGEYAKRTKCDAWRAAVETSRSVEQLALQVREFDANIRWDDIGQTNLLSKMEKESKKSARSFKKVIIRRKCSEGTVIRYLLDFGKRRFIPDIVARHGCMLEDSSSERKKYWLEESHIPLYLLKFFEEKRIARKSNKMSSGKLRESSRVIRKPLEERGFSYLFSRAERLENYQCQHCNKDVLVREAVSCQYCKGFFHRRHVRKSFGYIADDPTYTCHKCPDEEFVKSGATEGKSGLPKPTNVSKQLKLVQSGKRKRLVKKGKTQVKPKKSERAPLVITLRRSARNAERMSKLSSQNTMVKKGKKKKLAKSQKDKLKKLNKDCWQKKRTPVNSSYWSNGLLLSRKPDDERMTQFRNKMLLVLAGEAASNNDKPKCGLCCELEYTPNLAYVACQICGVWFHGDALELSADKILNLIGFKCHKCLNRTPPVCPYNFPPGIISTELMPENNAEIGCMEEDYKDLSLSYDRPEDLKFRSDDRVNNASLNLVLEQQSPGLMPELDQKKKDLALDEKILQRNGSVEERKPEVFNAVETESAASVFDLVAKEAEFSPLTNNLVENSLTNGKIESVANGPLSNSHELSQKQSGDILYVGRVKHR, encoded by the exons ATGGAGTTCGTGGGAAGAAGGGTGAAGAAGGAATTTAAAGGGCACGGTACATTTTTGGGGACGGTTCAATCATACCAACCCGACACCGGTTTTTTCAGGATCGTATACGAAGATGGAGATGCGGAGGAATTGGAGTTTTCGGAGGTTGCTTTGCTTTTGGTGTCACCGGAGCAGTTTCCTTCACCTCAGCCGCCGGAGTCCTCCGCCAGGAAGCGTGGGCGAAGGCCGAAGAAGCGCCGGCTCACGGACACAGGTAAAACTGATGATAATTCAGTAATTAATGGTGATTTGGAGGCTCGAGGTGGTGGTTCCAGTAAATTGAGTTTGAATTTAAATGAAGGATTGGATTTGAATGGTGGCGGGCTCAGTTGTTTAAACAACGACGATCACGGGCCTAATGCGGTTGGTGATGGGGCTAAGCTGCATGGCTTGGACTTGAATGCGGGGTTGGATATGGAGTTGGATGTATGGATAGATATTAATGAAGAGTTTATCAAGGAGACTTCTGGGGCAAATAAAGCACTGTTCGATTTAAATTTAGATGTAAGTGAGGATTTTGAGAATTTGTCTGCGGAAAGAGGAGGAGGATTATTTGACTTGAATTTGCAATTAGTGGAGGATGATGTTATTAATTTGGATGATTATGTGGGGAATACCAGAGCGCATGAAATGGTGTGTGCTGAAAGAGATGCACAGATGAGTAAAGAGTTAGTGCAAAATGCTAATATGGGAGTTTCAGAGAATGGGGACGTGGACGTGGGTTACGTTGATTTGTGCAAAGAGCAAGAAGAAGAGAACTTGTTGAAGGCTAATGGGGTTAATAATGAAAATGCTGCAGCCGGAAGTGCACAAAGGAAGAAAAGAGACAGGAAGAGAAAGGCTacttcaaataataaaattgaagtggctacacctgaaattgTAGAATTGGACGGTGAAACTGGCACTTTAAACTCAGAGCTTGAAAATAGAGAACAAACCCCGTTGAAAAATGATTGTCAATTAATTGACTGTGATAATGGAAATTCAGTTGGATCTTCGAGAGGGAGAAGAGGTAGGAGAAGAAAAGAGTTATCAGATAGTAATATAACCTTGCCTACATCAGAGATGGGTTTGAGGAGGAGTAGTCGGAGAGCTAAAAGGGACGCACTTTCTGATCAAGTTCATGTTTTTAGTACGATAGGGTTGGATGGAAACAATTTTCAGTTATCATCTCCAGCAGCTAGCTTTGTGTTTGAAGAAAAGATCATCGTGTCAGGTCCTGAAAATTACGGGGGTCACATTCTACCACCTAAGGTGGAGTTGCCGCCTTCTTCTTGCAACCTGGATCTCGATGGAGTTTCTGGATTTGATTTGCTGTCTGTTTACGCgtttttgagatcttttagtaCTCTGTTGTTTCTAAGCCCCTTTCCACTGGATGGTTTTGTGGCATCAGTTAAATCTAATGATTCAACGTCATTGTTCGACTCTATTCATGTTTCCCTTTTGAAAACATTACGGAAGCATTTGGAGGCTCTTTCTAATGAAGGTTCTGTGTCTGCATCCAAATGTCTCAG GTCTCTTAACTGGGATTTTCTCGACTTGATTACGTGGCCCATATTTGTGGTTGAGTATCTGTTATTGCATAGTCCTGGTTATATACCTGGTCTAGATCTTTATCATTTGAAGCTTTGTCAGAGGGATTACTACAAACTGCCTGTATCAGCAAAGGTTGAGATAATGCGGAATCTTTGTGATGATGTAATTGAAGTGGATGCCTTTAGATCAGAGATAAacagaaggaatttggctacaGAGCAGCACATGGATTTTGATCGGAATACTAAGTTAGATAGTTCGAGAACAAGAAAGTCTATGATGGATGTTGCTAGCCCTTCTTGCATTACTGAAGAGGATGCTGATGAGCCAACTGATGGGAACAGTGATGAATGCTACCTTTGTAGGATGGACGGGAATTTAATATGCTGTGATGGATGCCCTGCAGCATTTCATCCAAGATGTGTGGGTGTTGTTAGCAGCCTCTTGCCTGAGGGCGATTGGTATTGCCCTGAATGTGAGATTGACAAAGATAAGCCTTGGATGAAAGTGGAGAAGTCGATTCGAGGAGCAGAATTGTTGGGAATGGATCCTTATGGACGACTATATTATAGCAGCTGTGGTAACCTTTTGGT GCTAGAGTCATGCAATGATCAATATTCATTTTGGTTTTACGATAGAAATGGCTTGCCGCCCCTTATTGAAGCACTAGAGTCGCCACATTTTCTGTATGACACAATTATACATGCTATCTGTAAGCAATGGAATATAGTTCGTGAAGTTGATGGGACCAGAAACTATTTGGACATTCGGTCCTACTCTATAAATTCAGCTTTTACTAACAAAAGACAACTGCTTGATATACACCCAACAACCTCAGAAGCACAAAACAAGTACAAAGTCGATACTGAGAAAAAGTCTGATGAAAAGTCTATTGTAACTACCTATTCCAGTTATATAGATCTTGAAATTGCAGAGCGTGATAATGTGGTTCATGGGACTGAGGACCATACTGTGAAGGTGGAAAATAGATTGGAAAGTTCTGAAGGATCAACTGAAGTCTCTCAAGCATTCATAATTGATGTGTCAAAAGAAGGTGGGTGGGATTGTTTGCCTATCTGGACCGAGATATCGCCAGAGTCTAAGATTCCAGGGAACCTGGCGAATGCTGGAGATCATTTTACAATATCTCCTACCTTGGTAACTAGACAAAGGAAGAATCCTAATTCTGCAAATTATGACAACGCACAACCATCCATAATTAATAGAGAAATAATCTCCCAAGTACAGCCTTGGTCAAAATATGTCAACTGTTATGAATTTGCTCGAACAGCGTCATCTGTGTTCGAAGAGTTGATATCTAAATCGTCAGATGGGACTAGTGCCCCGAAATCCGTGGAAGGAATCATAGCAGGGCAACTGAAGATTGTTTCGAATAGATCTGCTGAATTTTATTGGTCAAATATTCATAATTCCGTGAAAGAAAAATGTGGCTGGTGCTTCTATTGCAAAAGTCCTGAAGAAGAAAAGGATTGCTTATTCATCTTGAATGACAGTTTTCGAGttgtagaaaattttaaaagtgaGGCATTTGGTATTCAGTCAGGAAATTATAGGAAAAATCAtcttattgatattatgtgccATATCATATGCATTGAAGATCATTTGCATGGTCTGCTGTTGGGCCCGTGGTTAAATCCACATTATTCTGAGTTTTGGCGTAAATGTGTTCTTGGAGTGACTGACATTACTTCACTGAAAAATTTGTTGCTGAAG GTAGAGGCAAATTTGAATCATTTGGCGCTCTCTACGGGATGGCGACAGAATGTTGATACTGTTGCAACAATGGGCTCTGCTTCCCATATTGTGATAAGATCGTCAAGAGTTTCTTCGAAACATGGAATCAGAAGAAAAAGAGCCAAGAGTTCAGAGCCACAGATCACCCCATCTTCGAATGTCATCACCGGGCTAACTTTATTATGGTGGAGGGGTGGAAGGGGTTCACGTGGGCTTTTCAATTGGAAGGTTTTGCCTCGCTCTCTCGTCTCCAAAGCCGCTCGACAAG GTGGATGCAAGAAGATAACAGGCATTCTATATCCTGAAGTTGGAGAATATGCCAAAAGGACTAAATGTGATGCCTGGCGAGCCGCTGTTGAGACATCAAGAAGTGTGGAGCAACTTGCTCTTCAG GTTAGAGAGTTTGATGCAAACATCAGATGGGATGATATTGGCCAAACTAACCTTCTCTCAAAAATGGAAAAGGAATCCAAAAAATCTGCCAGATCATTTAAAAAGGTTATTATTAGGAGGAAATGCTCCGAGGGAACAGTTATCAGGTATCTTTTAGATTTTGGCAAAAGAAGATTTATCCCTGATATTGTTGCTAGACATGGATGCATGCTTGAAGATTCATCAAGTGAAAGGAAGAAATATTGGTTGGAAGAGTCGCATATCCCGTTATatcttttgaaattttttgaagAGAAGCGAATTGCCCGTAAATCCAACAAGATGAGTTCTGGAAAACTTCGTGAGAGCAGTAGAGTAATAAGGAAGCCATTGGAGGAAAGGGGATTTTCATACCTTTTCTCTAGAGCAGAGAGATTGGAGAATTATCAGTGTCAGCACTGTAACAAAGATGTCCTTGTTAG GGAAGCAGTGAGCTGCCAGTATTGCAAAG GCTTTTTTCATAGAAGGCATGTTCGAAAATCTTTTGGTTATATCGCTGATGATCCTACATATACTTGTCATAAATGCCCAGACGAGGAGTTTGTGAAAAGTGGTGCTACAGAGGGAAAATCTGGGTTGCCAAAACCTACCAATGTTTCCAAACAACTGAAGCTGGTGCAATCTGGGAAAAGGAAAAGGCTGGTGAAAAAAGGAAAAACACAAGTTAAGCCTAAAAAGTCAGAAAGGGCTCCTTTGGTTATTACTTTGCGACGTTCTGCTAGGAATGCTGAACGCATGTCAAAGCTGTCGTCACAGAATACTATGGTTAAAAAAGGCAAGAAGAAAAAACTAGCTAAGTCCCAAAAGGACAAGTTGAAGAAGCTGAACAAAGATTGTTGGCAGAAGAAGAGGACACCTGTTAACAGCAGTTACTGGTCGAATGGTCTGCTATTATCAAGAAAACCAGATGATGAAAGAATGACGCAGTTCCGGAATAAAATGCTTCTGGTGCTTGCTGGGGAGGCGGCTTCCAACAATGACAAACCAAAATGCGGCCTTTGCTGTGAATTAGAATATACGCCAAACCTGGCTTACGTGGCATGTCAAATTTGTGGAG TTTGGTTTCATGGAGATGCTTTGGAGCTCAGTGCTGATAAAATTTTGAATCTCATCGGCTTTAAGTGTCACAAGTGTCTTAATAGGACACCTCCTGTCTGCCCTTATAATTTTCCTCCTGGAATCATTAGTACTGAACTGATGCCCGAAAATAATGCCGAGATCGGGTGCATGGAGGAAGATTATAAGGATCTGTCTCTCTCATACGACAGACCCgaagatttaaaatttagatCTGATGATAGAGTGAACAATGCATCATTGAATCTCGTCCTTGAGCAGCAGTCACCTGGATTGATGCCTGAGTTGGACCAGAAAAAGAAAGACTTGGCACTAGATGAGAAGATATTACAAAGAAATGGTTCTGTTGAAGAAAGAAAGCCAGAGGTGTTCAATGCTGTTGAAACTGAGTCTGCAGCTTCTGTTTTCGACCTGGTGGCTAAAGAAGCTGAATTTTCACCATTAACCAATAACCTTGTGGAGAATAGTTTGACAAACGGTAAAATAGAATCTGTGGCAAACGGACCTCTATCTAACTCACATGAGTTGTCCCAAAAGCAGTCAGGTGATATACTGTATGTTGGGAGAGTAAAACATAGATAA